A DNA window from Spirochaeta cellobiosiphila DSM 17781 contains the following coding sequences:
- the secG gene encoding preprotein translocase subunit SecG, producing the protein MGILSTLLLVVFVITALFLILIVMIQDDQGDGIGGIFGGGSTTPFGTNSGNVLTRLTSILGAVFLIVSFGLAWINRTTDVGDVAGAARKEATAQASEWWNTQDSSDDTSVTE; encoded by the coding sequence ATGGGAATTCTTAGTACACTTTTACTTGTAGTTTTCGTTATTACAGCTCTATTTTTAATACTTATTGTAATGATTCAAGATGATCAAGGCGATGGTATTGGTGGTATCTTCGGTGGTGGTTCAACAACTCCCTTTGGTACTAACAGTGGTAACGTTTTAACTAGACTTACCTCCATTTTAGGTGCTGTTTTCTTGATCGTTAGTTTTGGATTAGCTTGGATAAACAGAACCACTGATGTTGGTGATGTAGCAGGTGCTGCACGTAAAGAAGCGACAGCTCAAGCTAGTGAATGGTGGAATACACAAGATTCAAGTGACGATACTTCAGTAACGGAGTAA